In a genomic window of Flavobacteriales bacterium:
- a CDS encoding DUF3467 domain-containing protein — MADQKDQPRPNQLNIEISEEVADGVYSNLAIITHSNSEFVLDFVRVMPGVPKAKVRSRILLTPQHAKRLMRALADNIGKFEQVHGPIRDTEMPEIPMNFGGPAAQA; from the coding sequence ATGGCTGACCAGAAAGACCAACCCCGCCCCAACCAGCTGAACATCGAGATCAGCGAAGAGGTGGCTGACGGCGTTTACAGCAATCTCGCGATCATCACCCACAGCAACTCCGAGTTCGTGCTCGATTTCGTGCGCGTGATGCCCGGTGTGCCCAAGGCCAAGGTGCGCTCGCGCATCCTGCTCACGCCGCAGCATGCGAAGCGCCTCATGCGCGCCCTCGCCGATAACATCGGCAAGTTCGAGCAGGTGCATGGCCCCATCCGCGATACCGAGATGCCCGAGATCCCGATGAACTTCGGCGGCCCGGCCGCTCAGGCGTGA
- a CDS encoding patatin-like phospholipase family protein: protein MHRLLTAVLLLLAVARMQGQRVGVVLSGGGATAMTHIGVLKALEENGIPIDCITGSSMGALVGAMYASGYSPAEMDSLFRTDLYRIMAEGGPEAKHTYYFKQDRPDASLINLRFDVDTLIQTSLPTNLRSPALLDFEQMRGFAPAAAASGYNLDSLFVPFRCVASDITAQRSVVFRKGDLALAVRASMSYPFYFKPIRVDGHLMMDGGLYNNFPSDVMYSDFFPDLIIGSNVSSNSSPPDEDDLVSQLRAMMQEPTNFSVICENGVIIEPRTEVSLFDFSDPGRAIDDGYRAAQERMPEILAQIHARADPDRLRARRMAFRARMPKLLFDQVSIVGLRRSATRYASRVVDRSGKPLEAENLKRAYFRLLADNNIAFMHPRATFNAATSRYDLTLTAKRQKRLEVRFGGMFSSRPINTGMVALRYNLLSRASMYAQASSYFGKYYQSAHVRVRSDLATRVPMYLEPVFALQRWDYFSSFSTFFDEVQPSFVVMKETWGGLNAGIGMGNKGLIRFDAKVAETRDSYYQTDAFTGRDTSDVTYFDYGTSGLFLTRNSLNRKQHPNAGEALSLCIRGYSGKERTVAGSTQTEPGQRFLDQHDWFSVKAQWDQYLLPRGKVRFGVLAEGVYSTMPMFQNYTASIIRAPAFEPTPESRTYFMEQFRAPKYIAGGLRSIIAVARERLDLRLEAYVFQPYEPIVRGEGNEGTTAPAFTERYYIGSGSLIYQSPIGPVWFNLSYFDQLREPWAWSLNFGYILFNQRQHE, encoded by the coding sequence ATGCACCGCCTCTTGACCGCCGTCCTGCTCCTGCTCGCCGTTGCGCGCATGCAGGGCCAGCGCGTTGGCGTGGTGCTCAGCGGCGGCGGCGCCACGGCCATGACCCACATCGGCGTGCTGAAAGCGCTGGAAGAGAATGGCATTCCCATCGATTGCATCACCGGCAGCAGCATGGGCGCGTTGGTAGGGGCCATGTATGCATCAGGCTATTCACCGGCGGAGATGGATTCGCTCTTCCGCACCGACCTCTACCGCATCATGGCCGAGGGCGGCCCAGAGGCCAAGCACACGTACTACTTCAAGCAGGACCGTCCAGACGCCTCCCTGATCAACCTGCGCTTCGATGTGGATACGCTGATCCAGACCTCCTTGCCGACCAACCTGCGCAGCCCTGCCCTGCTCGATTTCGAACAGATGCGCGGCTTCGCCCCTGCTGCGGCGGCCTCGGGCTACAACCTCGACAGCCTCTTCGTGCCTTTCCGGTGCGTGGCCAGCGACATCACCGCGCAACGTTCGGTGGTGTTCCGAAAAGGGGACCTGGCATTGGCCGTGCGAGCGAGCATGAGCTATCCGTTCTATTTCAAACCCATCCGCGTCGACGGCCACCTGATGATGGACGGCGGGCTGTACAACAACTTCCCGAGCGACGTGATGTACTCTGATTTCTTCCCTGACCTGATCATCGGGAGCAACGTGAGCAGCAATTCATCGCCCCCCGACGAAGACGACCTGGTGAGCCAGTTGCGGGCCATGATGCAGGAGCCCACCAATTTCTCCGTGATCTGCGAGAACGGCGTGATCATCGAGCCCCGCACCGAAGTCTCGCTCTTCGACTTCTCGGATCCCGGGCGAGCCATCGACGATGGGTACCGTGCAGCTCAGGAACGCATGCCGGAGATCCTTGCGCAGATCCATGCACGTGCTGATCCGGACCGATTGCGGGCACGACGCATGGCCTTCCGCGCGCGCATGCCCAAGCTGCTGTTCGACCAAGTGAGCATCGTCGGCCTGCGGCGCTCCGCCACGCGCTACGCCTCTCGCGTGGTGGACCGCTCCGGAAAACCTCTCGAGGCTGAGAATCTCAAGCGCGCGTACTTCCGCCTGCTCGCGGATAACAACATCGCCTTCATGCATCCGCGGGCCACTTTCAACGCCGCGACCAGCCGTTACGACCTCACGCTCACGGCGAAGCGCCAGAAGCGGCTGGAGGTGCGCTTCGGGGGCATGTTCTCCTCGCGCCCCATCAACACCGGCATGGTCGCGTTGCGCTACAATCTCCTCAGCCGCGCGAGCATGTACGCTCAGGCCAGTTCATACTTCGGCAAGTATTACCAATCGGCCCATGTGCGCGTGCGCAGCGATCTGGCCACGCGCGTTCCCATGTACCTGGAGCCGGTATTCGCCCTTCAGCGCTGGGACTACTTCAGCAGCTTCAGCACCTTCTTCGATGAAGTGCAGCCCAGCTTCGTGGTGATGAAGGAGACCTGGGGCGGCCTGAACGCAGGCATTGGCATGGGCAACAAGGGACTGATCCGCTTCGATGCCAAGGTGGCCGAAACGCGCGACAGCTATTACCAGACCGACGCCTTCACCGGCCGTGATACGAGCGACGTCACTTACTTCGATTACGGAACGAGCGGCCTGTTCCTAACGCGCAACTCGCTCAACCGCAAGCAGCACCCCAATGCCGGCGAGGCCTTGAGCCTCTGCATTCGCGGCTACTCCGGGAAGGAGCGCACGGTTGCCGGGAGCACGCAAACGGAGCCGGGCCAGCGATTCCTTGACCAGCATGATTGGTTCTCGGTGAAGGCGCAATGGGACCAGTATCTCCTTCCGCGCGGGAAGGTGCGATTCGGCGTGCTTGCCGAAGGCGTGTACAGCACCATGCCGATGTTCCAGAACTACACGGCCAGCATCATCCGGGCGCCTGCGTTCGAGCCAACTCCCGAGAGCCGCACATACTTCATGGAGCAGTTCCGCGCCCCCAAGTACATCGCCGGCGGATTGCGGTCGATCATCGCGGTGGCGCGTGAGCGCCTCGACCTGCGGCTCGAAGCGTACGTGTTCCAGCCTTACGAGCCCATCGTGCGGGGCGAAGGCAATGAAGGCACAACCGCCCCTGCCTTCACCGAGCGCTATTACATCGGTTCCGGCTCGCTCATCTACCAGAGCCCGATCGGGCCGGTCTGGTTCAACCTCAGTTACTTCGACCAGTTGCGGGAGCCTTGGGCCTGGAGCCTCAACTTCGGCTACATCCTCTTCAATCAGCGGCAGCACGAATGA